CTCGATTCGGGCGAGAGCGGCGTCCCGCTGGGGATCCTGCCGCTGGGCCGCGGGAACGACCTGGCCGGATCGCTCGGATACCCGCGCGGATGGCGCCGCGCGCTGGCGGCGCTCGACGGCGGCCGGGCCGCTCCGCTCGACGTGGGCCGCGCGCGCCTCGACGGGCGGGAGTGCCTGTTCGTCAACGCCCTCGGGCTCGGGTTCGACGCCGACGTCGCACGCCGGGCGCGCCGGTTGCGCCTGCCCGGGCCGGCCGCCTACGTCGCGGGGGTCGCCGGTGCCGTCGCCGCCGCTCCGGGGCCGTGGCGGCTGCGGGGGACGGTGGACGGGGAGCCGGTCGACCGGGAGGTCACGCTTCTCTCCCTCGGAAACGGCCCGACCACCGGCGGCGGGTTCCGGATGACCCCGGACGCCGATCCGGCCGACGGCTTCCTGGACGCTTGCTGGGCCGCCGCCGCTCCTCGCCGCTCGATTCTCCTGATGCTGCCCCGCGTCGCACTCGGCCGGCACGGCAGCGACCCCCGGATCACGCTGTCCCGCTGCCGCCGGCTCGACCTGCAGGCGGAGCCGCCGATCCCGGGTCACGCGGATGGCGAGGTCCTGCCGCCCGCACGCCGGATCGAGGTCCAGCTGCTTCCCGCCGCGCTCCGCGTCATCCGGCCCGTCGCTTGACACCCCCGTCGGCGGCACCGTATCTAAGGTGCAACATCGTGTAAGCTTGCGCCGGGAACGGGGGTCTCGGCGCCGGCCGGTGGGCTCGCGGGCGGGAGGAACGGTGTCGAACGGCACGGTACGCGAGCGGCTGGAGCGGCTCGTCGCCGCCAACTCGCGGATCGAACTGCGCGAGGTGGGCGACG
The Acidobacteriota bacterium DNA segment above includes these coding regions:
- a CDS encoding sphingosine kinase encodes the protein LDSGESGVPLGILPLGRGNDLAGSLGYPRGWRRALAALDGGRAAPLDVGRARLDGRECLFVNALGLGFDADVARRARRLRLPGPAAYVAGVAGAVAAAPGPWRLRGTVDGEPVDREVTLLSLGNGPTTGGGFRMTPDADPADGFLDACWAAAAPRRSILLMLPRVALGRHGSDPRITLSRCRRLDLQAEPPIPGHADGEVLPPARRIEVQLLPAALRVIRPVA
- a CDS encoding acyl carrier protein, with amino-acid sequence MARSCRPHAGSRSSCFPPRSASSGPSLDTPVGGTVSKVQHRVSLRRERGSRRRPVGSRAGGTVSNGTVRERLERLVAANSRIELREVGDDDRLNFDLGYDSHAMLNLLLDVEDEFGIEVPPEKVPDLVGARFGDLVGLVERHAGGRREAVP